AAGAATAAGTTGTCAAACGCAATGAGTGCCTGACTTTGACGATTTTGAGAAGAAGGTGTATCTGTTTGATGTGGATTTTCGGCATGAGCAGACAACAGCGAAGGTATTCCAATACCTGCTGCTACCATCCCTAAAAGCAGATGCGACCAAAAATATCGCCTGCCAAACTGTCGCCAAAAACTTATAATGCTCATTAACCTTTGTTGCTCATTAATTTTTATTTTGTGGAGTCAAAATCTATGCGGGATAGTTACCCACAATCATTGGAAAAAATCTTCATAGAACTTGAAGGTTCCAATAAGAATACATTACAACTCATACAACAGCGTGCAACGATTTTACTAAAATTAAATCGCGCCGTCATGGCTCTTTTACCGGTTCCTTTACAAGATAAATGCCGTGTCGCAAATTATCGCAATGCTATTTTAATTATTGAAGTAGCAAACGCAAGTTGGTTAACACGATTACGTTATGAAACTCCATCATTACTTTCTGCATTAAGACAAGAAATTTTACCATCCTTATCCTCAATAGACATCAAAATTAATCCGACTTTAGGAATAAAACCGGAAAAAAGATCTTTAATATCATCATTAAAAGAACAAGAGCCTACAAAGAGACGTCACTTGAGTTTAGAAAGTGCTCAATCATTAAAGTATTTGGCGCAGAAAAGTCCGAAGAAGTTAAGAGAGAAGTTAGAGCGGTTGGCTGCACTTGCCGGAGAGAGTACAAGTGCAACCAAAGATGAACGTTAATTAGAGATAATTAACGTGCTTTCCATCGCTGAAATTAAGCAAAAACCATTGAGGGAGCTTTAAATGCCACTGGCATTTGTGCTTCGTCTTCAAATGTGACGAATTCCCATGCAGATTCTTTTGCTAATACAGCTTGGAGTAATTTATTGTTTAATGCGTGACCAGATTTAAACGCGGTGAATTCACCGATAATGTTATAGCCACACATAAATAAATCACCGATTGCATCCAACATTTTGTGACGAACAAATTCATCTTCAAAACGCAGGCCATCATCGTTGAGAACACGATAGTCATCAACCACAATCGCACAATCGAAGCTTCCGCCTAAACACAATCCTTTAGATTGCAGATATTCAATATCACGCATAAATCCAAAAGTACGAGCACGACTAATTTGGCTCATGAAGGATTCAGCAGAGAAATCTAATTTATAACGCTGTGTACTTGCATCAATGGCTGGATGATTAAAATCGATAGTAAAATCTAATTTAAACCCATTGTATGGACGCATTTCTGCCCATTTATCACCATCTTCTACACGTACTGTTTCTTTGATACGAATGAATTTCTTCGCAGTACGAAGTTCTTCAATACCCGCATCAAGTAACAAGAAAACAAAAGGTGCTGCACTTCCATCCATAATTGGAATTTCAGGTGCATTCACTTCAATTACGATATTATCAATGCCTAAACCAGCCAGTGCTGCGTTTAAATGCTCAACGGTTGATATACGCACATCATCTTCGTTAACTAAGCAAGTACATAGCATAGTGTCACGAACTGATTTTGCGTCTGCTGGAAAATCCACCGGTGGATTTAAATCAGTACGACGGTAGATGACCCCAGTATTTGCTGGCGCCGGACGCATTGTAAGCGTAACTTTTTTACCCGTGTGAAGACCCACACCAGTTGCTTGTACAATTCGTTTTAATGTCCGTTGTTTGATCATCATTTTATCTCGCAATGTTATCCGTCCTACCAATTATTATACTTATAATTGGCAGGACAGTTTAGCACAAAAAGCGGAGATGCCAATCTTTTTGGCGATTAATCAGCCTGTTTTCTCAGGAACGCAGGGATATCTAAATAATCGGGCTCTTTATTCGCCTGAGTAGATTGTTCGTTAACTGCTTTTGCTGCTGGCTTGCTTTCTTCTACAGCAGTAAAAGAAGACATGCTATTTTGCATTTGCTGATAACGATTCTCCATTGCGCTTTGCTGATTTTGCTTATTCGTTACCAGCGTAATTTCTGGACGTTTGTCCATGCCGATACCTGTTGCAACGACAGTTACACGCAGTTCATCATTCATTTCTGGGTCAAGGGATGTACCAATAACCACAGTCGCGTTATCTGATGCAAATGCACGAATGGTATTACCCACTGTTTCAAATTCATCAAGACGCAAGTCAAAGCCAGCGGTAATGTTGACTAACACACCACGCGCACCAGACAGGTCGATATCTTCCAATAATGGGCTTGAAATCGCCATTTCTGCAGCTTCTTCAGCGCGATCTTCACCTTTAGCAGCACCTGAGCCCATCATGGCATAACCCATTTCAGACATCACGGTTCTTACGTCAGCAAAGTCAACGTTCATTAAACCTGGGCGGGTGATTAGCTCAGCGATACCTTGAACTGCACCTTTTAAGACATCATTAGCCGCGCCAAACGCATCTAATAATGAAATTCCACGACCCAATACTTTTAATAATTTGTCATTAGGAATAGTGATTAATGAGTCAACATGCTTGGATAGCTCAGTAATACCTTGTTCCGCAAATGCCATACGCTTTTTGCCTTCAAAATTAAAAGGCTTAGTTACTACAGCAACGGTCAAAATACCTAACTCTTTAGCAACTTCAGCAACAACTGGTGCGGCACCTGTACCCGTACCACCACCCATACCTGCTGCGATAAAGACCATATCGGCACCTTCAAGCGCTGCACGCAACGCTTCACGGTCTTCTTCTGCGGCATTACGACCCACTTCAGGGTTTGCACCTGCACCTAAGCCTTTCGTAATGGCATTACCAATTTGGATAGTTTGTCCGACTGCTGTTTTACGTAGCGCTTGAGCATCCGTATTGACTGCAAAGAAATCTACGCCTTCAATACGTTCACGAACCATGTGCTCAACCGCATTACCGCCGCCGCCACCAACGCCGATGACTTTGATCACCGCATCGTTGGTTAATTCCATAGGTTCAAACATAATTTCTCTCCGTTTTGTGCCTTCTCAGGGTCGCTTGCTCAAACGACCTCTTTTTAAATTTGTCTGATTATTAAAACTCTCTTTTCAGCCAGCCGGTAAGTTTCTTAAACAAACCACTGACAGCAGAGCGTTTTTCGGTTTCTGTTTCCTCACCAAAGTGGGATTCTTTACCGTAATGCAAAAGCCCAACCGCTGTTGAGTAGTAGGGATCCTGCGCATAATCTGTTAGCCCGGTAATATTTAACGGTTTACCGATCCGTACTTGCGTGTGAAAAACACGTTGAGCACATTCAACAAGTCCATCAATCTGTGCAGCACCACCTGTTAGCACAATACCTGCAGCTAAATGATGCTTAATCCCTTGCTGGCGTAATTGTTCTTGAACTTTTAAAATCTCTTCATTAACAAGATTGAGCAATTCGGTATAACGAGGCTCAATCACCTCAGCAAGAGTTTGTCGTTGCAGACTTCTTGGTGGCCTGCCTCCGACACTAGGAACTTCGACATTTTCATCTTTACCAACTAAAGAGCCTAATGCACAACCATGGCGAACTTTGATAGCTTCAGCGTCATTTGGGGGTGTACCAAACGCATAAGCGATATCACTTGTTACCACATTGCCAGCATAAGGGATAACGCGAGTGTGTCTTAATGCTCCACCAGTATAAATGGCGATGTCCATCGTACCGCCACCAATATCAACAACACACACACCAAGCTCACGTTCATCTTCTGTCAATACAGCGAAACTTGAAGCCAGTCCCGCAAAAATCAGTTGATCCACTTTTAATCCACAGCGTTCAACTGCTTTTACAATATTCTTTGCCATATCGTTATGGCAGGTAATTAAATGAACTTTAGCTTGCATACGTACACCCGACAATCCAACAGGGTTTTTGATCCCTTCTTGATAATCAATGGCATACTCTTGCGGTATAACATGTAAAACCCGATGTTCATCTTTTACTTTGACGGATTTCGCAGTATGAACCACGCTATCAACATCATCTTGAGTCACTTCTTCTTCTGAAATTGGCACCATACCAATCTCATTTTGGCAACTGATATGCTTGCCTGATAACGCCAAATATACTGAAGATATTTGACAGTCAGCCATCAATTCGGCCTGATCTACCGCCCGTTGCACACATTTTACGACGGATTCAAGATCGTTAACGCCACCTTTATCCATGCCTCGAGATGGACAACTTCCTACCCCAATAATATTTACAACACCATCAGGCAGGATCTCACCGACAAGGGTGGCTACTTTGGCCGTACCAATCTCAAGACCAACTACTAATTTTCTGTCCGTCGCTTTGATCATTATTGTTCTGCCTTCGCCTTCATCGTGTCATCTGCCACGTCTTGTTTATTCATTCTCAAGTAATAAAGGAGCCCATCCGACTGCACCACCACTGTCATAACGCAGATCAACATAATCAACTCGTTTATCTGTTTCTTGTTGCAGTATCGGATACAACTCAATAAAGCGAGCGATCCGTTTTTCGTTATCCTTACGACCTAACTCCAATCGGACATCATTGTCTAAAACTAATTGCCATCCTTGACGTGCAGACATTGACGCTGCTTTTAAATTCAGATTACTTGCAAGAAGTTGATCTCTCATTGCCACATAACCTGATAACACCATTTTTTCACTTCCTTGAGGGCCATATAACAAAGGGTAATTACCTTTGGTTTCCAATTGCGTTGGCAAGCTGAAAACACGGCCTTCTTTATCAAGAAAATAAGTATCATTCCAGCGGGTAAAGGGAACATACTCTACCAGATGGATTTTAAGCTCATCAGGCCACTGTTTACGTACAGTGACTTGCCTAATCCATGGCATACGCTCAATTTGTTGCTGAATGATATTCACATCCTGTGTCATAAATGTGCCTGGCTGCCCTAAAGATAAAATCGCCTGACGCACATCATCATTTGTTGTGTAATGCCTCTCACCGGTTAATACAAGTTTTGAGATAGGAAGACGATTTGCATCTTTCATCCAGTTAACTACTTGTATTCCACCCCAAACAATAGTGGCAATCACACATAAGAAAAAAATTAATCCTGATAAATAAGTACCATTACTCGGTCTGTCAGAATGCTGTTTCTCTTTGTGTTCTTTTATATTTAGCGCTGCTTGTGACATATTAACCCACTAACTCCTGAGCAACGTTTAAACCAGAGAATCGCCCATCCTTTTGTCCGATGTTCCTTCGATTAATACTTTTCCTACATATATATACTTTATGAACACCTTTAGGTTTGATAATTAAATCACTAAATTGTTCAATCTGTTGAGAAT
This portion of the Proteus vulgaris genome encodes:
- the ftsA gene encoding cell division protein FtsA — translated: MIKATDRKLVVGLEIGTAKVATLVGEILPDGVVNIIGVGSCPSRGMDKGGVNDLESVVKCVQRAVDQAELMADCQISSVYLALSGKHISCQNEIGMVPISEEEVTQDDVDSVVHTAKSVKVKDEHRVLHVIPQEYAIDYQEGIKNPVGLSGVRMQAKVHLITCHNDMAKNIVKAVERCGLKVDQLIFAGLASSFAVLTEDERELGVCVVDIGGGTMDIAIYTGGALRHTRVIPYAGNVVTSDIAYAFGTPPNDAEAIKVRHGCALGSLVGKDENVEVPSVGGRPPRSLQRQTLAEVIEPRYTELLNLVNEEILKVQEQLRQQGIKHHLAAGIVLTGGAAQIDGLVECAQRVFHTQVRIGKPLNITGLTDYAQDPYYSTAVGLLHYGKESHFGEETETEKRSAVSGLFKKLTGWLKREF
- the lpxC gene encoding UDP-3-O-acyl-N-acetylglucosamine deacetylase; the encoded protein is MIKQRTLKRIVQATGVGLHTGKKVTLTMRPAPANTGVIYRRTDLNPPVDFPADAKSVRDTMLCTCLVNEDDVRISTVEHLNAALAGLGIDNIVIEVNAPEIPIMDGSAAPFVFLLLDAGIEELRTAKKFIRIKETVRVEDGDKWAEMRPYNGFKLDFTIDFNHPAIDASTQRYKLDFSAESFMSQISRARTFGFMRDIEYLQSKGLCLGGSFDCAIVVDDYRVLNDDGLRFEDEFVRHKMLDAIGDLFMCGYNIIGEFTAFKSGHALNNKLLQAVLAKESAWEFVTFEDEAQMPVAFKAPSMVFA
- the ftsZ gene encoding cell division protein FtsZ, which translates into the protein MFEPMELTNDAVIKVIGVGGGGGNAVEHMVRERIEGVDFFAVNTDAQALRKTAVGQTIQIGNAITKGLGAGANPEVGRNAAEEDREALRAALEGADMVFIAAGMGGGTGTGAAPVVAEVAKELGILTVAVVTKPFNFEGKKRMAFAEQGITELSKHVDSLITIPNDKLLKVLGRGISLLDAFGAANDVLKGAVQGIAELITRPGLMNVDFADVRTVMSEMGYAMMGSGAAKGEDRAEEAAEMAISSPLLEDIDLSGARGVLVNITAGFDLRLDEFETVGNTIRAFASDNATVVIGTSLDPEMNDELRVTVVATGIGMDKRPEITLVTNKQNQQSAMENRYQQMQNSMSSFTAVEESKPAAKAVNEQSTQANKEPDYLDIPAFLRKQAD
- the ftsQ gene encoding cell division protein FtsQ codes for the protein MSQAALNIKEHKEKQHSDRPSNGTYLSGLIFFLCVIATIVWGGIQVVNWMKDANRLPISKLVLTGERHYTTNDDVRQAILSLGQPGTFMTQDVNIIQQQIERMPWIRQVTVRKQWPDELKIHLVEYVPFTRWNDTYFLDKEGRVFSLPTQLETKGNYPLLYGPQGSEKMVLSGYVAMRDQLLASNLNLKAASMSARQGWQLVLDNDVRLELGRKDNEKRIARFIELYPILQQETDKRVDYVDLRYDSGGAVGWAPLLLENE
- a CDS encoding DUF721 domain-containing protein: MRDSYPQSLEKIFIELEGSNKNTLQLIQQRATILLKLNRAVMALLPVPLQDKCRVANYRNAILIIEVANASWLTRLRYETPSLLSALRQEILPSLSSIDIKINPTLGIKPEKRSLISSLKEQEPTKRRHLSLESAQSLKYLAQKSPKKLREKLERLAALAGESTSATKDER